From one Montipora capricornis isolate CH-2021 chromosome 10, ASM3666992v2, whole genome shotgun sequence genomic stretch:
- the LOC138020009 gene encoding uncharacterized protein, which produces MPRRSDFEDSSSSSSRRNSSRRQHDDDNSSRGSRRRVGYGSSCGIRSLNEYQDRLINKDKKDKTAKAYVEKGDKSKAWAGAKATDHRNGHYSAGADAGASALEEGDHTAYRGRADASAEVGLGGAIVEANADATLYSYGDDDAGRIDVAKGRVGGGLGIGPGGAKAKLEASVDAVDINCKFSEKQEMDVNIGLSADTGFEAGVDGVSASVLGFGLKAGRNTGISTPFGGLSFKLW; this is translated from the coding sequence ATGCCTCGGAGAAGCGATTTTGAagattcatcatcatcatcatctcggCGCAACTCCAGCCGGCGACAGCATGATGACGACAATAGTTCACGTGGTAGCCGGCGCAGAGTAGGGTATGGTTCATCGTGTGGTATTCGTTCCTTGAACGAGTACCAGGACCGGCTGATCAATAAAGACAAGAAAGACAAGACGGCTAAAGCTTACGTGGAGAAGGGTGACAAGAGCAAGGCGTGGGCAGGTGCCAAAGCCACGGACCACAGAAATGGTCATTACAGCGCTGGTGCTGACGCTGGTGCTTCTGCACTCGAAGAGGGCGACCACACAGCTTACAGAGGCAGAGCTGACGCCAGTGCCGAGGTTGGTTTAGGAGGAGCAATAGTGGAAGCAAATGCTGATGCAACGCTCTACAGTTATGGGGATGACGATGCGGGGCGCATAGACGTTGCCAAGGGTCGTGTAGGTGGTGGGCTTGGCATAGGCCCTGGAGGAGCAAAAGCCAAACTGGAAGCTAGCGTTGATGCTGTTGATATAAATTGTAAGTTTTCAGAGAAACAGGAAATGGATGTAAATATTGGCCTGTCTGCTGATACAGGGTTTGAGGCTGGGGTGGATGGAGTATCTGCAAGTGTTTTGGGATTCGGCCTCAAAGCGGGCCGTAACACTGGCATTAGTACTCCTTTTGGAGGACTAAGCTTCAAGCTCTGGTGA
- the LOC138018875 gene encoding uncharacterized protein, which yields MRCLIALFVVGIFATLVYAGPQRDQWIRPGKKDDTNVSPNHRELEDSSDEELGYWVPLDAVSTAIIENPGSRDTRPHFPRPGRKRSYTKQSSDTEFSDFQAPFIRPGRRRSLEN from the exons ATGCGTTGCCTTATAGCACTTTTCGTCGTAGGAATATTCGCAACTTTAGTCTACGCTG GACCTCAACGAGATCAGTGGATCAGACCGGGAAAGAAAG ATGATACCAATGTTTCACCGAATCACAGGGAACTAGAAG ATAGTTCAGATGAAGAGCTAGGCTACTG GGTTCCACTGGATGCTGTCTCCACAG CAATCATAGAGAACCCTGGAAGCCGCGACACTCGTCCACATTTTCCAAGGCCAGGAAGAAAAAG atcCTACACAAAGCAGTCCAGTGATACAGAATTTTCTGACTTTCAAG CTCCCTTTATCAGGCCAGGAAGGAGAAG ATCGCTTGAGAATTAG